In the Bacillus shivajii genome, one interval contains:
- a CDS encoding Ppx/GppA family phosphatase, which yields MQHQIGIIDMGSNSIRFVIYSIDANGCFKEIQNLKVVARLSTYIDENKNMTEDGIDIILETLERFKSVVSSYSLSTIKGVATAAIRNAKNQQDILAAIKAQGYFDIKVLSDEQEAYYGYLAITNSTNILNGITIDIGGGSTEVTLYENRKLINSHSFPFGALTLKQRFIKGNEPSQVEMEELKTFLQQSFASLPWLKNKSVPIIGIGGTARNLASIHQHIIDYPITGLHQYEMTYEDVISVNEKLNNLTLKQRQQVDGLSKDRADIIIPAITAIENLISYSNGKTFTVSNKGLRDGLFYEIYLNEIAITHFPNVTEESFYQLSHLYSLNIHHHQRIAVLATYFATQINQCLGETFTKKDFKMLRWGAKIFYIGETIHPESKSEHSFYLITNQSIDGLTHLERLGIAFIASFKSRSQMKQFANPFRHWVTTEELEKYELLGAIVRFCHALNISNRYIIEKLQLTNDEDHGLLLTIYSTGDAYFEYFYSSKYKKHIERALKKKLSLQFKRSSLQQV from the coding sequence ATGCAACATCAAATCGGCATTATCGATATGGGATCTAATTCAATTCGCTTTGTGATATATTCCATAGATGCAAATGGCTGCTTTAAAGAAATTCAAAATTTAAAGGTCGTTGCAAGATTAAGTACATATATTGATGAAAATAAAAATATGACAGAAGATGGTATAGATATCATTTTAGAAACATTAGAACGTTTTAAGTCTGTAGTATCAAGCTATTCACTAAGTACAATTAAAGGGGTTGCAACGGCCGCCATTCGTAACGCTAAAAATCAACAAGATATTTTAGCTGCCATCAAAGCTCAAGGTTATTTTGACATTAAAGTTCTTTCAGATGAACAAGAAGCATATTATGGATATTTAGCAATTACAAATTCCACGAACATTCTTAACGGGATAACAATAGATATCGGAGGAGGAAGTACGGAAGTTACCTTATATGAGAATAGAAAGCTTATCAACTCTCACAGCTTTCCTTTCGGTGCACTCACTTTAAAACAAAGGTTTATCAAAGGGAATGAACCATCACAAGTTGAGATGGAAGAACTTAAGACATTTTTACAACAGTCCTTTGCATCATTACCTTGGCTAAAAAATAAATCAGTCCCTATCATTGGCATTGGAGGAACGGCTAGAAATTTAGCTTCAATCCATCAACATATTATTGACTACCCTATTACGGGACTCCACCAGTATGAAATGACCTATGAAGATGTAATCTCAGTAAACGAAAAGTTGAATAATTTGACACTTAAACAACGCCAACAAGTAGATGGACTATCAAAAGATCGTGCAGATATTATCATCCCTGCTATAACAGCGATAGAGAATTTAATTTCTTACAGTAACGGGAAGACATTCACAGTAAGCAATAAAGGACTTAGGGATGGACTCTTTTATGAAATTTATTTAAATGAAATCGCTATTACTCATTTCCCGAATGTAACAGAGGAAAGCTTTTATCAATTAAGTCATCTCTATTCTTTAAATATACACCATCACCAAAGAATTGCTGTTCTTGCAACATATTTTGCTACTCAAATCAATCAATGTTTAGGAGAGACCTTCACTAAAAAAGATTTTAAAATGTTGCGGTGGGGAGCGAAAATATTTTATATCGGTGAAACAATTCATCCAGAGTCAAAGAGTGAGCATTCTTTTTATTTAATAACAAACCAATCAATTGACGGATTAACACACCTTGAGCGTTTAGGTATCGCTTTTATCGCTTCATTTAAGTCCCGTTCACAAATGAAGCAATTCGCTAACCCATTTAGACATTGGGTTACAACAGAAGAACTTGAAAAATATGAGTTACTCGGAGCAATCGTGAGATTTTGTCATGCATTAAATATCTCGAATCGTTATATTATTGAAAAACTACAGTTAACAAACGACGAAGACCATGGCCTCCTCCTAACTATTTATAGTACAGGAGATGCTTACTTTGAATATTTTTATTCATCAAAATATAAAAAGCATATTGAACGTGCGTTAAAAAAGAAATTGTCACTTCAGTTCAAGAGATCATCTTTACAACAAGTTTAA
- a CDS encoding metal ABC transporter ATP-binding protein, with the protein MSNKNHPWAVEIENVTFSYGKENVLENIQLRIPQGSFLGLVGPNGSGKSTLIKCILGLVKPSKGSIRLYGKPVDKFQNWSHVGFVSQKANSFNSGFPATVFEVVSMGLYGKVGLFRFLTKKHKEKVKEAIKQVGMEDYMQQNIGQLSGGQQQRVFIARALVSDPKLLILDEPTVGVDAQSVQNFYNMLKKLNVEEGITLIFITHDIGAMTEYITDVACLNKYLHFHGDKHEFESQQEEMMSSLYGHDVQLLTHNHDHSHNHDHGGEHP; encoded by the coding sequence ATGAGTAATAAAAATCATCCATGGGCTGTTGAAATAGAAAACGTGACATTCTCCTATGGAAAAGAAAATGTATTAGAAAATATTCAACTTCGAATTCCGCAAGGCTCTTTCTTAGGATTAGTTGGACCGAACGGCTCAGGAAAATCTACACTTATAAAGTGTATCCTCGGTCTTGTTAAGCCATCTAAAGGGAGTATCCGCTTATACGGAAAACCAGTTGATAAATTTCAAAACTGGAGTCATGTTGGTTTTGTCTCACAAAAAGCAAACAGTTTTAACAGTGGATTTCCTGCAACTGTATTTGAAGTTGTTTCCATGGGCTTATATGGGAAGGTCGGCTTATTTCGCTTTTTAACGAAAAAACATAAAGAAAAAGTAAAAGAAGCAATTAAACAAGTAGGTATGGAAGATTATATGCAACAAAACATCGGACAGTTGTCTGGCGGTCAGCAACAACGTGTTTTTATTGCAAGAGCATTAGTTAGTGATCCTAAGCTTCTAATTCTCGATGAACCAACTGTTGGTGTGGATGCGCAATCTGTTCAAAACTTTTATAATATGCTAAAAAAGTTAAACGTAGAAGAAGGTATTACGTTAATTTTTATCACACATGACATCGGTGCAATGACAGAGTATATTACTGATGTTGCATGTTTAAATAAATATTTACATTTCCATGGTGACAAACATGAGTTTGAATCACAACAAGAAGAGATGATGTCTTCCCTTTATGGACATGACGTACAATTATTAACCCATAATCATGACCATTCTCACAACCACGATCATGGGGGCGAACACCCATGA
- a CDS encoding metal ABC transporter permease, whose translation MISVFFQYDFLRYSLYTGLMIGFLAPFIGVFLAVRRLAMIADALSHITLSGIAFSLLLGRHYSVFAGLNPLYMGMTFSVGGAIFIENLRNAYQFYKELAIPIILSAGIGVGVVFISLANGFNTDLFAYLFGSVVAISQSDFQMISIITAVVIILIILFYKEWFFLSFDEDQAVIAGIPKKALHFIFIIMVGLTIAASMRIVGILLVSSLMTLPVAAAMRWARGFKQMFVYAVIFGEISVVIGLISAFHLDVVPGGMIVLVNVVILLISILLTRKRAA comes from the coding sequence ATGATATCCGTGTTCTTTCAATACGATTTCTTACGTTATTCTTTATATACAGGATTAATGATCGGTTTTTTAGCTCCGTTTATAGGAGTTTTTTTGGCGGTAAGAAGGTTAGCGATGATTGCAGATGCTTTATCGCATATAACGTTATCAGGAATAGCATTTAGTTTATTGCTTGGAAGACATTATTCTGTTTTTGCAGGGTTAAACCCTTTATATATGGGGATGACTTTTTCTGTCGGTGGCGCAATATTTATTGAAAATCTAAGAAATGCTTATCAATTCTATAAGGAACTTGCGATTCCCATTATTCTATCTGCAGGTATTGGTGTTGGCGTAGTTTTCATTTCACTTGCTAATGGCTTTAATACAGATTTGTTTGCTTATTTATTTGGAAGCGTTGTTGCGATTAGTCAATCAGACTTTCAAATGATTTCAATTATTACAGCTGTTGTTATCATATTAATTATCTTATTTTATAAAGAATGGTTCTTTTTAAGTTTTGATGAGGACCAAGCTGTGATCGCAGGAATTCCAAAAAAAGCGCTGCACTTTATTTTCATTATTATGGTTGGACTTACGATTGCCGCATCGATGAGAATTGTAGGGATCTTACTCGTATCATCATTAATGACACTTCCTGTTGCTGCTGCTATGCGTTGGGCAAGGGGATTTAAGCAAATGTTTGTTTATGCGGTGATTTTTGGTGAAATCTCTGTTGTGATTGGATTAATAAGTGCCTTTCATTTAGATGTTGTGCCAGGCGGAATGATTGTATTAGTTAATGTCGTTATATTATTAATATCAATATTGCTCACTCGAAAGCGTGCAGCATAA
- a CDS encoding metal ABC transporter permease, giving the protein MELLQQLTFLERGIIAGLMIGFICPLLGSFLLVRRITVISEALSHITLTGIAAGIFLSQAVTWLAFINPLYTGLIFSLIGSLLVEKLRQIYKHFQELAIPIILSGGIGLGAILISLGQTNYAQWYNYLFGSIVTVTLSDLYFIFGTGIVALFILGGFYKELLSISFDQEFAKTSGISVKRLNFFFAVLIALVISMSMKVVGILLVGAMVTLPVAASIQIAKSFRQVALLAILFGELAMIGGIIASYYFNIATGGMIVVTGIVILLVAILVKKMKMFIQTVKSV; this is encoded by the coding sequence ATGGAATTATTGCAACAATTAACATTTTTAGAACGAGGAATTATCGCCGGCTTAATGATTGGATTTATTTGTCCACTATTAGGTTCGTTTTTGTTAGTTAGAAGAATTACGGTCATTTCGGAAGCTCTTTCTCATATTACGTTAACTGGAATAGCAGCAGGGATCTTTTTAAGTCAAGCTGTAACGTGGCTTGCCTTTATAAACCCATTATATACAGGGCTTATTTTTTCTCTAATAGGGTCGCTACTCGTTGAAAAGCTTCGGCAAATATACAAACACTTCCAAGAGTTGGCGATTCCTATTATTTTGTCTGGTGGAATTGGGTTAGGAGCGATTCTAATTAGTTTGGGGCAAACAAATTATGCACAGTGGTACAACTATTTGTTTGGAAGTATCGTTACAGTAACTTTATCTGATTTGTATTTTATATTTGGTACAGGGATTGTGGCGCTCTTTATATTAGGTGGATTTTATAAAGAGCTACTCTCGATATCATTTGATCAAGAATTTGCAAAAACCTCTGGTATTTCTGTTAAAAGATTAAACTTCTTCTTTGCTGTATTAATTGCGCTTGTCATTTCAATGTCGATGAAAGTAGTTGGCATACTATTAGTCGGTGCTATGGTAACATTACCAGTAGCTGCGAGTATTCAAATAGCAAAAAGCTTCCGCCAAGTCGCTCTACTTGCGATTTTATTTGGTGAATTAGCGATGATCGGTGGTATAATTGCATCATATTACTTTAACATAGCAACAGGTGGAATGATTGTCGTAACAGGTATTGTCATACTACTCGTAGCTATATTAGTTAAAAAAATGAAAATGTTCATCCAAACAGTAAAATCAGTATAA
- a CDS encoding Fur family transcriptional regulator produces MNMQEAMQRLKEEGFKHTDKREDILQLFSDEKRYLAAKDVLDHLQEKYGGLSFDTIYRNLSLFTDLGILEATELDGEKKFRFSCSTEHHHHHLICLDCGKTKHIHDCPMEMFPIGDESFKIVGHKFEVYGYCNQCQKNENPS; encoded by the coding sequence GTGAATATGCAAGAAGCAATGCAACGTTTAAAAGAAGAAGGATTTAAGCATACAGATAAACGTGAAGATATATTGCAGTTATTCTCCGATGAGAAAAGATATTTAGCAGCTAAAGACGTATTAGATCATCTCCAAGAAAAATATGGGGGATTAAGTTTCGATACAATTTATCGTAACCTTTCTCTTTTTACAGACTTAGGGATATTGGAAGCAACAGAGTTAGATGGTGAAAAAAAGTTTCGATTTTCGTGTTCTACAGAACACCATCACCATCATTTAATTTGTTTAGATTGTGGAAAGACAAAGCATATTCATGACTGTCCGATGGAGATGTTTCCAATTGGAGATGAAAGTTTTAAAATAGTTGGACATAAATTTGAAGTATATGGATATTGTAATCAATGCCAAAAAAACGAAAACCCAAGCTAA
- a CDS encoding 5' nucleotidase, NT5C type, whose translation MNKKRFGIDIDGTVTDPATFIPYLNEHFKKELTIHDIKEYELSTALGVTKEDFWKWMKIHEPNIYAQAELAIDAHQILTEWTNEHELYYISARPTEYLNLTTDWFNKTKVPYDHIELIGTHDKISAVKQHRVDLFFEDKHDNACNIAEECEIPVILMDTPYNQDPVHKLVNRAKDWQAAKKIVQSLL comes from the coding sequence ATGAATAAAAAACGTTTTGGGATTGACATTGATGGAACAGTAACGGATCCAGCAACCTTTATCCCGTATTTAAATGAACACTTTAAAAAAGAGCTCACGATTCATGACATTAAAGAATACGAATTATCAACAGCTCTCGGTGTGACAAAAGAAGATTTTTGGAAATGGATGAAAATACACGAACCAAATATTTATGCGCAAGCTGAATTAGCGATTGATGCACATCAAATATTAACAGAGTGGACAAATGAGCATGAGCTTTATTACATTAGTGCAAGACCAACTGAATATTTAAACCTGACTACTGATTGGTTTAATAAAACAAAAGTTCCATATGATCACATCGAACTAATTGGTACACATGATAAAATTTCTGCCGTAAAACAACATCGTGTCGATCTTTTCTTTGAAGATAAGCACGATAATGCGTGTAATATAGCTGAAGAGTGCGAAATTCCTGTTATTTTAATGGATACACCTTACAACCAAGACCCTGTTCATAAACTCGTTAATCGTGCAAAAGATTGGCAAGCTGCAAAAAAAATTGTTCAATCATTGCTATAA
- a CDS encoding DUF4190 domain-containing protein, which produces MSEYDKNHPRDFHVVKDERSDDKKVDPEKEHHPDLREETAAEYTPNPGLVGGRQQVDLSSDKTREVEDTENEDEAVAGKGVGTLALALSIVSLFFLPIIFAAAGLVLGFVSLNRHAKGLGYTAIAISAFSIIMSVFFAPFVS; this is translated from the coding sequence ATGTCCGAATATGATAAGAATCACCCACGTGATTTCCATGTAGTAAAAGATGAGCGTAGTGATGATAAAAAGGTTGACCCTGAAAAGGAACATCATCCTGACTTAAGAGAAGAAACAGCGGCTGAATATACGCCCAATCCTGGCTTAGTAGGGGGAAGACAACAAGTTGATCTTTCTTCTGATAAGACAAGAGAAGTTGAAGATACAGAAAATGAAGATGAAGCAGTAGCAGGTAAAGGTGTCGGTACACTTGCACTTGCTTTATCAATCGTATCTTTATTTTTCTTGCCAATCATTTTTGCCGCTGCAGGCTTAGTCTTAGGGTTTGTTTCGCTTAATCGACATGCAAAAGGGCTTGGCTATACAGCAATTGCTATTAGTGCCTTTTCGATTATCATGAGTGTCTTTTTCGCACCATTTGTATCATAA
- the ispG gene encoding flavodoxin-dependent (E)-4-hydroxy-3-methylbut-2-enyl-diphosphate synthase produces MTEIIHRRDTRPVKVGHLTIGGTDEVTIQSMTMSKTHDVEATVAEITRLEEAGCQIVRVACPEMKDAEAISEIKKRINIPLVVDIHFDYKLALKAIEGGADKIRINPGNIGRKEKVEAVVNAAKEKGIPIRIGVNAGSLEKRILEKYGYPTADGMVESALHHIKILEDLDFHDIIVSMKASDVNLAVEAYEKAAKTFNYPLHLGITESGTLFSGTVKSSAGLGILLHKGIGSTVRISLSADPVEEVKVAKELLKSFGLAANAATLVSCPTCGRIEIDLISIANEVDEYIQKINAPIKVSVLGCAVNGPGEAKEADIGIAGARGEGLLFRKGKTIRKVPEETMVEELKKEIDKLAAEHEEKQRLEKEQLETK; encoded by the coding sequence ATGACTGAGATCATTCATCGTAGAGATACACGTCCGGTCAAAGTTGGCCATTTAACGATTGGCGGGACAGATGAAGTAACGATTCAAAGTATGACAATGTCAAAAACACATGATGTTGAAGCAACGGTTGCTGAAATTACACGTTTAGAAGAAGCCGGATGTCAAATTGTTCGTGTAGCATGTCCAGAAATGAAAGATGCTGAGGCAATTTCTGAAATTAAAAAACGTATTAACATTCCACTCGTCGTTGATATTCATTTTGATTATAAGCTCGCTCTAAAAGCTATTGAAGGCGGAGCAGATAAAATCCGAATCAACCCAGGGAATATCGGTAGAAAAGAAAAAGTAGAAGCCGTTGTTAATGCGGCAAAGGAAAAAGGAATTCCAATTCGTATTGGGGTCAATGCTGGATCACTTGAAAAACGAATTTTAGAAAAGTATGGCTACCCTACTGCTGACGGCATGGTCGAAAGTGCTCTTCATCATATCAAAATTTTAGAAGATCTCGACTTCCATGACATTATCGTTTCAATGAAAGCTTCTGATGTGAATTTAGCAGTCGAAGCTTACGAAAAAGCGGCAAAAACTTTTAATTATCCACTTCATTTAGGGATCACTGAATCCGGAACACTTTTTTCAGGAACAGTAAAAAGTTCTGCCGGATTAGGAATATTGCTCCATAAAGGGATCGGAAGTACAGTTCGTATCTCCTTAAGTGCAGACCCTGTTGAAGAGGTAAAAGTTGCTAAAGAGCTACTTAAATCCTTTGGTCTAGCAGCAAATGCAGCTACATTAGTTTCATGCCCTACTTGCGGAAGAATTGAGATTGATTTAATCAGTATTGCAAACGAAGTCGATGAATATATTCAAAAAATAAATGCTCCAATTAAAGTTTCTGTGCTTGGCTGTGCCGTTAACGGCCCAGGTGAAGCGAAAGAAGCAGATATCGGTATCGCAGGAGCTCGCGGCGAAGGACTTTTATTCCGTAAAGGAAAGACCATCCGTAAAGTACCTGAAGAAACGATGGTTGAGGAACTTAAGAAAGAAATTGATAAATTAGCAGCTGAACACGAAGAAAAACAGCGTCTTGAAAAAGAACAATTAGAAACAAAATAA
- a CDS encoding MFS transporter — MNSKERMIIMVLSMLPLIMVVGNSIFIPILPNIEHALMLHPTETGWIITAFAVPAAVTIPLIGYLSDLYGRKKLILISLAIICIGNVISIIAAVIPPFPSSYLLLLVGRAIQGFGAGGTAPLAMTMVGDLFREKKRSVALGAIEVSNGVGKMMSPFLGILAVMIIWYSSFFLYFLMALVAFLTMFFFIKFDKRAPYTSFHDYRKTIQYAFKRQYYWLIPVFFTGGVVLFILFGLLFYLSYEAERIYGIIGWSKGVLFFIPFGLLTIASYVSGKFIGGNDEHIPRVMFVSLLLLFLSVIIGMIDHNFYVLMFVISAFSIGAGLLLPVCNLFVTSSVSKSERGMVVSIYSMVRFLGVALGPLIYSYWMMYEWDMFLRSTLLLMGMTALLYTGWVMKEKRMGALGSI, encoded by the coding sequence GTGAATTCAAAAGAACGTATGATCATTATGGTACTTAGTATGCTTCCACTAATTATGGTTGTTGGTAATTCAATATTTATTCCCATCTTACCTAATATTGAACATGCATTAATGCTTCATCCAACTGAAACAGGTTGGATTATAACGGCATTCGCTGTGCCAGCAGCTGTGACAATTCCTTTAATTGGTTATTTATCAGATCTATATGGAAGGAAGAAGTTAATTCTTATATCCTTAGCAATTATTTGTATAGGTAATGTTATTTCAATAATTGCAGCGGTAATACCTCCTTTCCCATCATCATATCTATTATTGTTAGTCGGACGAGCAATTCAAGGTTTTGGGGCAGGAGGTACAGCACCACTTGCAATGACAATGGTCGGGGATCTTTTTCGTGAAAAAAAGCGAAGTGTTGCCCTTGGAGCAATCGAGGTATCAAATGGAGTAGGAAAGATGATGAGTCCGTTTTTAGGGATTCTAGCTGTCATGATTATTTGGTACAGTTCGTTTTTCTTATATTTTTTAATGGCTTTGGTTGCATTTCTCACAATGTTTTTCTTTATAAAATTTGATAAAAGGGCACCTTATACAAGTTTTCATGATTATCGAAAGACGATTCAATATGCATTTAAGCGTCAGTATTATTGGTTGATTCCTGTTTTTTTTACAGGTGGAGTGGTACTCTTTATTTTATTTGGTCTATTGTTTTATTTATCGTACGAAGCAGAGAGGATCTATGGAATTATTGGGTGGTCAAAAGGGGTATTATTTTTTATTCCATTTGGATTACTTACGATTGCTTCATATGTTTCAGGAAAGTTTATTGGTGGGAATGATGAACATATACCAAGGGTCATGTTCGTATCTTTACTTCTTTTATTTTTAAGTGTCATCATTGGAATGATTGATCATAACTTCTATGTCCTTATGTTTGTTATATCTGCCTTTTCTATAGGAGCTGGGTTGCTATTACCTGTTTGTAACCTTTTTGTGACTTCTAGCGTCTCAAAGAGTGAGCGAGGAATGGTCGTATCAATTTATAGTATGGTTCGGTTTTTAGGAGTGGCTCTCGGCCCACTGATATATAGTTATTGGATGATGTATGAATGGGACATGTTTTTAAGGTCAACGTTATTACTAATGGGCATGACTGCTCTATTGTATACGGGATGGGTCATGAAGGAGAAGAGAATGGGTGCTCTTGGCAGTATATAG